ACTATTATTTTTTGCAGTAATCTTTATCAGCCTTATTAATGGGCAGAGATATAAACAAGCGAAATCGCCTCTTATGCAGAACAGGCCTTTTATTGCAATTTGGAACGCGCCTACACAGCAGTGTAAACAACGATACAAAATTGATTTGGATCTCAGTGTTTTTGATATAGTTGCAAACACCAATGAAACGTTAAGTGGTCAGAATGTAACAATATTTTATCACACTCAGCTGGGATATTACCCCTATGTTACTGATGACGGGGAGTCTGTAAATGGTGGTGTACCACAAAATGGAAGCCTCGCGAAGCACCTTAGTAAGGTCGAACTAGATATTGTTCACCGTACACGAGCTAAAGATTTCCAAGGCCTTGGAGTTATTGACTGGGAAAACTGGAGACCGCAGTGGGATAGAAACTGGGGAAGTAAAAACATCTACAGAGAGAAATCAATAACATTGGTTAAGAATCGCCATCCAGACTGGCCTATAGACATGATCACAAAACACGCCAAGGAAGAATTTGACTCTGCTGCAAGACATTTTATGAGTGGCTCTGTTCTTCGCGCTCGAGAGATCAGACCACAAGGCCATTGGGGCTACTACTTGTTTCCTGATTGCTACAATTATGATTATAAACTGAATCCTCATTCATATACAGGACAATGTCCAACTATTGAATTAACGCGAAATGACTACCTGCAGTGGATGTGGGAATATAGCAGTGCTCTCTTCCCATCCATCTATTTAGACTATGTTCTTCAGTCAAGCTCAAATGCTCAAAAATTTGTCCATCATCGTCTTAAAGAAGCAATACGAGTTGCCTCCATGTCAAAAAGACCACATGAACTGCCAATTTATGCGTATGCAAGGCCATTTTACTCACTAACAATGTATACTTTATCTCAGGTAGGTATTTCTCTTTAGGGTGGCTatacatattagaaaaaagttGGCCAAATCGGTCAATTTCTGCAGGACTGGCTGATTATATAATCGCTTTGGGAGAGATCTGACTCTACCCTAATAGTAGATGTAAAAAAGGTTTGGGCATGTTGGATCTCAAAATGCCTGATTCTTTGTTCTTACAGGAGATAAGCAACCTCCAGAGGtatctggcagcggcttattccCCTtcctccattgagaacatatgcaCAACTTGGCTGAGGTCATTGAGCATGTCTATGGGGGTGGAAGGAATATCTGTCAGTTGAACAAGTGTTTAGCTGAACACTATCTAAGCTGTGTGCCACCTTTCTTTTGTTGGAAAACACACACTTTCTGCCTCCTATGATTGCTAAAGGTTCATTGGCATGGATTGATAAGATGATGTTGGAATGTATGTAAAGGTCTCTGAGTATTTGTATGCTTGAGGCAGCAGATGAATAGTGATATATGTTAATATGGCTCTGCAAAGTTTCTCTATTGTCATGACTCATAACGTAATTGGATTTCAGAAATCCATTAATCTCATTCACTTATTTATTATTATAATGATTGCACAAAGAAAACTAATATTAAACTTCCTTTCTCTCAAAGGAGCTTTTATACGAGCTTTTAACTGAACTGGAGATGACCTTGCCCGTGTTCATCCATCTGCAGGATTTTCTCTGTGTTACTAAAACTAACCTAGAGATTCTGCAGAGCACCCAAATTAATTTCTTTCTGATCCCCTCCATTTTTGGTTGACAGTGGGGGTGGGGTTTTACCAATGCTGCAGGATTAGCTTTACTGATCTCTTTTAGAACAGTGGGAAGATGGCATCTGCGTCAGGCTGTTTATAGCAGAGTCAGGTGTGAGTACAGTGGGTGGGGAAAGGACAGCTGATGACACAGATAGAAGTATTCTTTACactgatgtagcaaagtttaacttcaaGCCCAATGCACACTGCCCGATTCATATTGTGAAATCCAGACCGGgagtccgcctccggattccgcagcaaataccacccatagcatgcaatgtaaaatcggGTTTCCATTAATACGTGTGGGaaacaattgcgattttccgggcgcggggggaaaatcgcagcatgctctattttgagccggattccaagcgtatggcttccattgaagtcaatggaatccgttCGATCTGCGGCCTGTCCACAGCTGTCACTTTGGACGGGCCACTGAATCCTCGTGAGTGGCTAGGCCTAGCGACAGCGCAATGTCATCTGTACTGCGTACGTGCCGAACGACCCGCAGGGGTCACCGGTGGGGCACCGGGTCGTATTACGCTGCAGGATcctacatgtggaatccgactcggCGGTGTGCCTTTGGCCTGAGTGGGATAACTTTCCGCAAGAAGTTTTCTTAAGTCATTAAAAAGCCAATGTTCTTTTGTTTTAGCACCAAAAAGCCTTTAAAAAGCAATA
The nucleotide sequence above comes from Eleutherodactylus coqui strain aEleCoq1 chromosome 2, aEleCoq1.hap1, whole genome shotgun sequence. Encoded proteins:
- the HYAL4 gene encoding hyaluronidase-4, with the protein product MLKSASNLRLLLFFAVIFISLINGQRYKQAKSPLMQNRPFIAIWNAPTQQCKQRYKIDLDLSVFDIVANTNETLSGQNVTIFYHTQLGYYPYVTDDGESVNGGVPQNGSLAKHLSKVELDIVHRTRAKDFQGLGVIDWENWRPQWDRNWGSKNIYREKSITLVKNRHPDWPIDMITKHAKEEFDSAARHFMSGSVLRAREIRPQGHWGYYLFPDCYNYDYKLNPHSYTGQCPTIELTRNDYLQWMWEYSSALFPSIYLDYVLQSSSNAQKFVHHRLKEAIRVASMSKRPHELPIYAYARPFYSLTMYTLSQIDLVHTIGESAAMGAAGVVLWGGSEYSSTPDSCNLVKKYIDGPFGHYIVNVTVAAKLCSKVLCNKNGRCVRKNQNSAAYLHLNPKNFKMKSHVSGKGHYVTGYHGEEDVQYMKQKFVCQCFEGWTGIFCEFPQLEDILLKSQILPNGSNLSFYSFSFLFYVPLQIIILLQAYHY